Proteins co-encoded in one Dendropsophus ebraccatus isolate aDenEbr1 chromosome 9, aDenEbr1.pat, whole genome shotgun sequence genomic window:
- the GPRC5B gene encoding G-protein coupled receptor family C group 5 member B isoform X2: MKTHPAVVLLLFFVVGYGSSENSTTSRGCGLDIFPRYVYLCDLDAIWGIVVEAVAGAGVLTTLLLMLILLVRLPFITEKEKKSPLGIHFLFLLGTLGLFGLAFAFIIQEDEAICSTRRFLWGVLFSLCFSCLLAQAWRIRKLVRHGKSPSGWHLFGMVICLMLVQVIIATEWIILTVVRDKKLACSYEPMDFVMVLIYVMVLLVVTLGLSLFTLCGKFQKWKKNGICLIITTFLSVLIWVAWMTMYLYGNNELKKKDQWNDPTLAIALISSGWVFLIFHAIIEVHCTILPPPQENTTNYFDTSQPRMRETPFEEDIQLPRSYMENKAFSMDEHNAAMRSGGFRNGSLGSRPSAPFRSNVYQPTEMAVVLNGGTFVLLYPILPNRISCSTF; encoded by the exons ATGAAAACCCACCCAGCCGTTGTTCTGCTCCTCTTTTTCGTGGTTGGCTATGGTTCCTCTGAAAACTCCACAACGTCAAGAGGCTGTGGGCTGGACATTTTTCCACGTTATGTATACCTTTGTGATCTGGATGCCATTTGGGGGATCGTTGTGGAAGCCGTGGCCGGAGCGGGTGTCCTTACAACCTTACTTCTTATGTTGATCTTATTGGTAAGACTTCCGTTCATCAcagagaaagagaagaaaagcCCATTGGgaatacattttctttttctccttGGAACCCTTGGATTGTTTGGCTTAGCTTTTGCGTTCATCATACAAGAAGATGAAGCTATCTGCTCTACCAGAAGGTTCCTGTGGGGCGTCCTGTTTTCCCTTTGTTTCTCATGTCTGCTGGCTCAAGCCTGGAGGATCAGGAAGCTCGTCCGGCATGGCAAGAGCCCATCGGGCTGGCATCTTTTTGGAATGGTTATATGTCTGATGCTGGTTCAAGTCATTATTGCTACTGAATGGATTATCCTGACGGTGGTTAGAGACAAGAAGTTGGCCTGCAGCTATGAGCCAATGGATTTTGTCATGGTTTTAATTTACGTCATGGTCCTCTTGGTGGTTACCTTGGGACTCTCACTTTTTACACTGTGTGGAAAATttcagaaatggaaaaaaaatggaatatgccttattattacaacttttctctctgtcttaaTATGGGTAGCTTGGATGACTATGTATCTTTATGGTAACAATGAACTAAAGAAAAAGGACCAGTGGAATGACCCCACTTTGGCCATTGCCCTGATATCGAGCGGATGGGTGTTTCTTATCTTCCATGCCATCATAGAGGTCCATTGTACCATTCTACCGCCACCACAGGAAAACACAACAAATTACTTTGACACATCCCAGCCTCGCATGAGAGAAACACCTTTTGAGGAAGATATTCAGCTGCCCCGGAGCTACATGGAAAATAAAGCTTTTTCTATGGATGAACATAATGCAG CCATGAGGTCTGGGGGATTTCGCAATGGAAGTTTAGGAAGCAGGCCCAGTGCGCCCTTCAGAAGCAACGTGTATCAGCCTACTGAGATGGCGGTGGTCCTGAACGGTGGAACA
- the GPRC5B gene encoding G-protein coupled receptor family C group 5 member B isoform X1, whose amino-acid sequence MKTHPAVVLLLFFVVGYGSSENSTTSRGCGLDIFPRYVYLCDLDAIWGIVVEAVAGAGVLTTLLLMLILLVRLPFITEKEKKSPLGIHFLFLLGTLGLFGLAFAFIIQEDEAICSTRRFLWGVLFSLCFSCLLAQAWRIRKLVRHGKSPSGWHLFGMVICLMLVQVIIATEWIILTVVRDKKLACSYEPMDFVMVLIYVMVLLVVTLGLSLFTLCGKFQKWKKNGICLIITTFLSVLIWVAWMTMYLYGNNELKKKDQWNDPTLAIALISSGWVFLIFHAIIEVHCTILPPPQENTTNYFDTSQPRMRETPFEEDIQLPRSYMENKAFSMDEHNAAMRSGGFRNGSLGSRPSAPFRSNVYQPTEMAVVLNGGTDILQYILNQKDGGAKSQV is encoded by the exons ATGAAAACCCACCCAGCCGTTGTTCTGCTCCTCTTTTTCGTGGTTGGCTATGGTTCCTCTGAAAACTCCACAACGTCAAGAGGCTGTGGGCTGGACATTTTTCCACGTTATGTATACCTTTGTGATCTGGATGCCATTTGGGGGATCGTTGTGGAAGCCGTGGCCGGAGCGGGTGTCCTTACAACCTTACTTCTTATGTTGATCTTATTGGTAAGACTTCCGTTCATCAcagagaaagagaagaaaagcCCATTGGgaatacattttctttttctccttGGAACCCTTGGATTGTTTGGCTTAGCTTTTGCGTTCATCATACAAGAAGATGAAGCTATCTGCTCTACCAGAAGGTTCCTGTGGGGCGTCCTGTTTTCCCTTTGTTTCTCATGTCTGCTGGCTCAAGCCTGGAGGATCAGGAAGCTCGTCCGGCATGGCAAGAGCCCATCGGGCTGGCATCTTTTTGGAATGGTTATATGTCTGATGCTGGTTCAAGTCATTATTGCTACTGAATGGATTATCCTGACGGTGGTTAGAGACAAGAAGTTGGCCTGCAGCTATGAGCCAATGGATTTTGTCATGGTTTTAATTTACGTCATGGTCCTCTTGGTGGTTACCTTGGGACTCTCACTTTTTACACTGTGTGGAAAATttcagaaatggaaaaaaaatggaatatgccttattattacaacttttctctctgtcttaaTATGGGTAGCTTGGATGACTATGTATCTTTATGGTAACAATGAACTAAAGAAAAAGGACCAGTGGAATGACCCCACTTTGGCCATTGCCCTGATATCGAGCGGATGGGTGTTTCTTATCTTCCATGCCATCATAGAGGTCCATTGTACCATTCTACCGCCACCACAGGAAAACACAACAAATTACTTTGACACATCCCAGCCTCGCATGAGAGAAACACCTTTTGAGGAAGATATTCAGCTGCCCCGGAGCTACATGGAAAATAAAGCTTTTTCTATGGATGAACATAATGCAG CCATGAGGTCTGGGGGATTTCGCAATGGAAGTTTAGGAAGCAGGCCCAGTGCGCCCTTCAGAAGCAACGTGTATCAGCCTACTGAGATGGCGGTGGTCCTGAACGGTGGAACA
- the GPRC5B gene encoding G-protein coupled receptor family C group 5 member B isoform X3 encodes MKTHPAVVLLLFFVVGYGSSENSTTSRGCGLDIFPRYVYLCDLDAIWGIVVEAVAGAGVLTTLLLMLILLVRLPFITEKEKKSPLGIHFLFLLGTLGLFGLAFAFIIQEDEAICSTRRFLWGVLFSLCFSCLLAQAWRIRKLVRHGKSPSGWHLFGMVICLMLVQVIIATEWIILTVVRDKKLACSYEPMDFVMVLIYVMVLLVVTLGLSLFTLCGKFQKWKKNGICLIITTFLSVLIWVAWMTMYLYGNNELKKKDQWNDPTLAIALISSGWVFLIFHAIIEVHCTILPPPQENTTNYFDTSQPRMRETPFEEDIQLPRSYMENKAFSMDEHNAAMRSGGFRNGSLGSRPSAPFRSNVYQPTEMAVVLNGGTIPTAPPSYTGRHLW; translated from the exons ATGAAAACCCACCCAGCCGTTGTTCTGCTCCTCTTTTTCGTGGTTGGCTATGGTTCCTCTGAAAACTCCACAACGTCAAGAGGCTGTGGGCTGGACATTTTTCCACGTTATGTATACCTTTGTGATCTGGATGCCATTTGGGGGATCGTTGTGGAAGCCGTGGCCGGAGCGGGTGTCCTTACAACCTTACTTCTTATGTTGATCTTATTGGTAAGACTTCCGTTCATCAcagagaaagagaagaaaagcCCATTGGgaatacattttctttttctccttGGAACCCTTGGATTGTTTGGCTTAGCTTTTGCGTTCATCATACAAGAAGATGAAGCTATCTGCTCTACCAGAAGGTTCCTGTGGGGCGTCCTGTTTTCCCTTTGTTTCTCATGTCTGCTGGCTCAAGCCTGGAGGATCAGGAAGCTCGTCCGGCATGGCAAGAGCCCATCGGGCTGGCATCTTTTTGGAATGGTTATATGTCTGATGCTGGTTCAAGTCATTATTGCTACTGAATGGATTATCCTGACGGTGGTTAGAGACAAGAAGTTGGCCTGCAGCTATGAGCCAATGGATTTTGTCATGGTTTTAATTTACGTCATGGTCCTCTTGGTGGTTACCTTGGGACTCTCACTTTTTACACTGTGTGGAAAATttcagaaatggaaaaaaaatggaatatgccttattattacaacttttctctctgtcttaaTATGGGTAGCTTGGATGACTATGTATCTTTATGGTAACAATGAACTAAAGAAAAAGGACCAGTGGAATGACCCCACTTTGGCCATTGCCCTGATATCGAGCGGATGGGTGTTTCTTATCTTCCATGCCATCATAGAGGTCCATTGTACCATTCTACCGCCACCACAGGAAAACACAACAAATTACTTTGACACATCCCAGCCTCGCATGAGAGAAACACCTTTTGAGGAAGATATTCAGCTGCCCCGGAGCTACATGGAAAATAAAGCTTTTTCTATGGATGAACATAATGCAG CCATGAGGTCTGGGGGATTTCGCAATGGAAGTTTAGGAAGCAGGCCCAGTGCGCCCTTCAGAAGCAACGTGTATCAGCCTACTGAGATGGCGGTGGTCCTGAACGGTGGAACA